In the genome of Opitutia bacterium KCR 482, one region contains:
- a CDS encoding sialate O-acetylesterase, translating into MKKTFAFATVSFFAFAVSLCADVKMPRIFSNGMVLQRGEPVNVWGTSAPNAKIEVSFAGAKTSATAGADGGWSLKLPPMEASQECRNMIVSENGVPKKNFSDVLVGEVWIVGGQSNMAFSLKGMAGAKEIIANANNALIRYFNQGGTPQMRSMDGIGKNPEPDTVKGSGWLVCSPKNAEYSFAAVPYIFARDIAKKLNIPVGIVYTAIPGTRMVSWIPRGDFENNPDFAGEKAAFEARLKRYDSKAAVAKFEDDVRTYPARVEKAKKEGKRPPEAWTVSENLRPWSDSPDKWATPCMLYNIRISPIKKFTARGIFWYQGESDSAAGAKFGELFGGFVKVWRRELGKPDMPFVFVQLPSFNGKNWSEVRLGQQAVADKLSNMFMAATIDTGDADDIHPKDKLAVGERSAALALAKVYRVSGVRSAAPSVKGVRFDGNSATVDFKTEGRLVARGNLRGFEVRSGGKWLPAGAKLRGNSVVVSAADKSAKIDGVRYLYKNWAKPDVSLFDDAGLPAYPFSK; encoded by the coding sequence ATGAAAAAAACATTTGCATTTGCGACAGTTTCCTTTTTTGCGTTCGCCGTTTCGCTTTGCGCCGACGTCAAAATGCCGCGCATATTCTCGAACGGCATGGTGCTCCAGCGCGGCGAACCAGTCAACGTTTGGGGAACGTCCGCGCCGAACGCGAAAATAGAGGTGTCGTTCGCGGGCGCGAAAACGTCGGCGACGGCTGGCGCGGACGGAGGCTGGAGCCTGAAACTTCCGCCGATGGAGGCTTCGCAGGAGTGCCGAAACATGATTGTTTCCGAAAACGGAGTGCCCAAAAAGAACTTTTCCGACGTGCTTGTCGGCGAGGTCTGGATTGTCGGCGGGCAGAGCAACATGGCGTTTTCGCTCAAAGGCATGGCGGGCGCGAAGGAGATTATCGCAAACGCAAACAACGCGCTCATTCGCTATTTCAATCAGGGCGGAACTCCGCAAATGCGGAGCATGGACGGCATCGGGAAAAATCCCGAACCCGACACCGTGAAAGGCTCCGGTTGGCTTGTGTGCTCGCCCAAAAACGCCGAATACTCGTTCGCCGCCGTTCCCTACATCTTTGCCCGCGACATCGCAAAAAAACTCAACATTCCCGTCGGCATAGTCTACACGGCAATCCCCGGAACGCGCATGGTATCCTGGATTCCGCGCGGCGATTTCGAAAACAACCCCGACTTCGCGGGCGAAAAGGCGGCGTTCGAGGCGCGGCTTAAAAGATACGACTCCAAGGCGGCCGTCGCGAAATTCGAGGACGACGTCCGCACATATCCCGCCCGCGTTGAAAAGGCCAAAAAAGAGGGCAAACGCCCGCCCGAAGCGTGGACGGTTTCCGAAAATCTGCGCCCGTGGAGCGACTCTCCCGACAAGTGGGCGACCCCGTGCATGCTCTATAATATAAGAATCAGCCCGATTAAAAAATTTACCGCCCGCGGAATCTTCTGGTATCAGGGCGAGTCCGACTCCGCCGCCGGCGCGAAGTTCGGGGAGCTTTTCGGTGGCTTTGTGAAGGTGTGGCGCAGGGAGCTCGGCAAGCCCGACATGCCCTTCGTGTTCGTCCAGCTGCCGTCGTTCAACGGCAAAAATTGGAGCGAAGTGCGCTTGGGCCAGCAGGCTGTCGCCGACAAGCTTTCGAACATGTTTATGGCGGCTACAATCGACACGGGCGACGCCGACGACATCCACCCCAAAGACAAACTCGCCGTCGGCGAACGCTCCGCCGCGCTTGCGCTGGCGAAAGTCTACCGCGTTTCGGGCGTGCGCTCCGCCGCGCCCTCGGTAAAGGGCGTCCGCTTCGACGGCAATTCGGCGACGGTCGATTTCAAAACGGAGGGCAGGCTTGTCGCGCGCGGAAATTTGAGGGGCTTCGAAGTGAGGTCGGGCGGCAAGTGGCTTCCCGCCGGGGCGAAACTGCGCGGGAACTCGGTCGTCGTGTCGGCGGCGGATAAATCCGCGAAAATCGACGGCGTTCGCTATCTCTACAAAAACTGGGCAAAGCCCGACGTATCGCTTTTCGACGACGCGGGTCTTCCCGCGTATCCGTTTTCAAAATAG
- a CDS encoding sodium:solute symporter yields the protein MYPLWLLLLVLGVYTAAMFGVSHLTSRGGSANSFFGRDKKAPWAVVAYGMVGTAISGVTFVSVPGNVMRQNFYYMPLVFGFVVGYIVIAKLLLPLYFRMNITSIYAYLGKRFGRISHETGTSVFMVSRVLGAAVRIFVVILVLYTFVPKSESWVLHSSADILLFAFVAFVFLAVLYLYTYRGGVKTVIWTDVLQTTFMIAAVAFTIFFVCKNMGWNFSETASAVAGADNPNVAGTRFCDMFDMRWDSATNVFKQLVAGVFVTVAMMGLDQSMMQKSLSCADIKSAQKNFYSLGAIQLAVNYFFLLLGALLCIYVDKIGGMAGLGLEKTDEIFPAVASRQMGLFGGTLFLVGLVSASYPSAANALTALTTSFCVDFLKFETRSDLSEKRRVFLRNSVHAAFAVLFFAIIVALYIISNDAVVNLVYKLVAYTYGPLLGMFFFGMFTKYDVIDRAAPYIAVASPALCFAVNWTTSALFGFDLGFSLLILNGALTAFALWLFRKR from the coding sequence ATGTATCCGCTTTGGCTTTTGCTTTTGGTTCTCGGCGTCTATACAGCCGCTATGTTCGGAGTGTCGCATCTGACTTCGCGCGGCGGTTCGGCGAACTCGTTTTTCGGGCGGGACAAAAAAGCCCCGTGGGCGGTCGTAGCCTACGGCATGGTTGGCACGGCGATTTCGGGCGTCACTTTCGTGTCCGTCCCCGGGAATGTCATGCGTCAGAACTTTTACTACATGCCGCTCGTGTTCGGCTTTGTTGTGGGGTATATCGTGATAGCAAAGCTGCTGTTGCCGCTCTATTTCCGCATGAACATTACGTCGATTTACGCGTATTTGGGCAAACGCTTCGGGCGGATTTCGCACGAAACGGGAACTTCGGTGTTCATGGTCTCGCGCGTGCTTGGGGCGGCGGTGAGAATTTTCGTTGTAATCCTCGTGCTCTACACTTTCGTGCCGAAGTCGGAGTCTTGGGTGTTGCACTCGTCCGCCGACATTCTTTTGTTCGCGTTCGTGGCGTTCGTGTTTCTTGCGGTGCTCTATTTGTACACTTACAGGGGCGGCGTAAAAACCGTCATCTGGACCGACGTTTTGCAGACAACTTTCATGATTGCTGCGGTCGCCTTCACGATTTTTTTCGTGTGCAAAAACATGGGCTGGAATTTCTCGGAAACGGCGTCGGCGGTCGCCGGGGCGGACAACCCCAACGTTGCGGGGACGCGCTTTTGCGACATGTTCGACATGCGCTGGGACTCCGCTACAAACGTTTTCAAGCAGCTTGTGGCGGGCGTGTTTGTAACCGTCGCGATGATGGGCTTGGACCAGTCGATGATGCAGAAATCGCTTTCGTGCGCCGACATCAAATCGGCGCAAAAAAACTTCTATTCGCTCGGCGCGATTCAGCTTGCGGTCAATTATTTCTTTCTGCTTTTGGGCGCGCTGCTTTGCATTTATGTGGATAAAATCGGCGGCATGGCGGGCTTGGGGCTTGAAAAAACCGACGAAATTTTCCCCGCCGTCGCGAGCCGCCAAATGGGGCTTTTCGGCGGAACGCTGTTTCTGGTGGGGCTTGTGTCGGCGTCGTATCCGAGCGCGGCGAACGCGCTTACCGCGCTTACGACTTCGTTCTGCGTAGACTTCCTCAAATTCGAAACGCGCTCCGACCTCTCCGAAAAACGCAGGGTCTTCCTGCGCAATTCCGTGCACGCGGCGTTCGCGGTGCTGTTTTTCGCGATAATCGTCGCGCTCTACATAATAAGCAACGACGCCGTCGTGAACTTGGTCTACAAGCTCGTCGCCTACACCTACGGGCCGCTCTTGGGCATGTTCTTTTTCGGCATGTTCACAAAGTACGACGTAATCGACCGCGCCGCGCCGTACATCGCGGTTGCCTCCCCCGCGCTCTGCTTCGCCGTCAACTGGACAACCTCCGCGCTCTTCGGCTTCGACTTGGGCTTCTCGCTCCTCATCTTAAACGGCGCGCTTACGGCATTCGCGCTCTGGCTGTTCAGAAAAAGATAA
- a CDS encoding outer membrane protein transport protein gives MKKAIFAASVLAATTAFGAGFQVLEQGASNMGTSMAGATVNASNDASAAYLNPAAVSFIDMEVGQTMVSTGLSAVLPTLGMSKDGKNYDCARNSFVPNIFTVHKFTEELFGSISVTAPFGLESQYDSNWIGRQHGVHSYMLTIDINPSVAYKVNDWLTIGGGVSAQYAYCKLTQGIAAVPFGEAIALNASGWGVGGNIGFTVEYAEGGRFGFQWRSEVCQDVDGTFRLMDVDRGDITASVSLPQTFTVGVYQRLFGDLENFAVMADYSYTAWSCFENLDIYQGSSLISHTAENWKDTSRVSVGLHYYPEEIEDLTLRFGVCYDESPVKGAQYRTVRIPCSDRIWFSTGFGYDLAENIKLDMAYVYIMTIGNSEIAPSQYGGSAGDSAHYYGHIHVISAQLSFLF, from the coding sequence ATGAAAAAGGCAATATTCGCGGCTTCGGTTTTAGCCGCTACAACGGCGTTCGGCGCGGGCTTTCAGGTGCTCGAGCAGGGCGCGTCGAACATGGGAACGTCGATGGCGGGAGCTACCGTAAACGCCAGCAACGACGCCTCCGCGGCGTATCTCAACCCCGCCGCGGTTTCGTTTATCGACATGGAAGTCGGGCAGACGATGGTCTCCACGGGGCTTTCGGCGGTTCTGCCGACGCTCGGAATGTCGAAGGACGGCAAGAACTATGACTGCGCGCGCAATTCGTTCGTGCCGAACATTTTTACGGTTCACAAATTCACCGAGGAGCTTTTCGGCTCGATTTCGGTAACCGCGCCTTTCGGCCTTGAATCCCAGTACGACTCCAACTGGATTGGCAGGCAGCACGGCGTGCACAGCTACATGCTGACTATCGACATCAACCCCAGCGTTGCGTACAAAGTCAACGACTGGCTCACAATCGGCGGCGGCGTCAGCGCGCAGTACGCCTACTGCAAATTGACGCAGGGCATTGCCGCGGTTCCGTTCGGAGAGGCAATCGCGCTCAACGCAAGCGGCTGGGGCGTTGGCGGCAACATCGGCTTTACTGTGGAATACGCCGAGGGCGGACGCTTCGGCTTCCAGTGGCGCAGCGAAGTTTGTCAGGACGTAGACGGCACGTTCAGGCTCATGGACGTAGACCGCGGCGACATCACGGCGTCGGTCTCGCTTCCGCAGACTTTCACGGTGGGCGTCTACCAGCGTCTTTTCGGCGACTTGGAAAACTTCGCAGTCATGGCGGACTACTCGTACACGGCGTGGTCGTGCTTCGAAAATCTGGACATTTATCAGGGCTCTTCGCTGATTTCGCACACGGCGGAAAACTGGAAGGACACCTCGCGCGTGTCTGTCGGCTTGCACTACTATCCCGAAGAAATCGAGGATTTGACCCTGCGCTTCGGCGTCTGCTACGACGAAAGCCCCGTAAAGGGCGCGCAGTACCGAACCGTACGCATTCCCTGTTCCGACCGCATTTGGTTCTCGACGGGCTTCGGATACGACCTTGCCGAAAACATCAAGCTCGACATGGCGTATGTGTACATCATGACAATCGGCAACAGCGAAATCGCGCCCTCGCAGTACGGCGGTTCGGCGGGAGACTCGGCGCACTACTACGGGCACATTCACGTCATTTCGGCGCAGCTGAGCTTTTTGTTCTAA
- a CDS encoding AI-2E family transporter: protein MFTAFQQKLFGAALACLSIFAIGAFVVLLFALLSAFLSKFGAVVAPVAAALILSFILSPLVDFVSRRAHVSASAACGIVCVAAAACAAALAAFALPRAVSEIGEICGELPALAERAARNIAERYPDSRETLRGYVAEMKRAAAEHASFAAAAAAAKKVFETAVAATGGLVSFFSFLAAFAVVPIYLYYMLTSNFDFYSKLEKNLAFASPSVRGDIVFFVRRFSEIMSAFFRGQLLIALIMGVLYGVGFLSVGVSYGFLLGFFAGILNLVPYLGTVVGLGTILPVALLQADGGWLTALAALGVFCAVQCLEGYVLTPRIMGDRTGLHPTVIIFSVFFWGIALGGILGMVLAIPLTAFAAAAWDRVLLRRFSADSPVQTAE from the coding sequence ATGTTTACCGCTTTCCAGCAAAAACTTTTCGGCGCGGCGTTGGCGTGCCTCTCGATTTTCGCGATAGGCGCGTTCGTCGTGCTGTTGTTCGCGCTTCTTTCGGCGTTTCTGTCGAAATTCGGAGCGGTCGTAGCTCCCGTAGCCGCCGCGCTGATTCTTTCGTTCATTCTCTCGCCGCTTGTGGATTTTGTTTCGCGCAGGGCGCATGTGTCGGCTTCGGCGGCGTGCGGAATCGTCTGCGTTGCGGCGGCGGCGTGCGCGGCGGCTCTTGCGGCGTTCGCGCTTCCGCGGGCGGTTTCCGAAATCGGGGAAATCTGCGGCGAGCTTCCCGCTCTTGCCGAACGCGCGGCGCGCAACATCGCCGAACGCTACCCCGATTCGCGCGAAACCCTGCGCGGATACGTCGCCGAAATGAAACGCGCGGCGGCGGAGCATGCGTCGTTTGCGGCGGCTGCTGCCGCCGCGAAAAAGGTGTTCGAAACGGCGGTCGCGGCGACGGGCGGGCTTGTGTCGTTCTTCTCGTTCCTTGCGGCGTTTGCGGTCGTGCCGATTTACCTCTACTACATGCTTACCTCAAACTTCGACTTCTATTCGAAGCTCGAAAAAAACCTCGCGTTCGCCTCGCCCTCCGTGCGCGGCGACATCGTGTTTTTCGTACGCAGGTTTTCGGAAATAATGTCGGCGTTTTTCAGGGGGCAGTTGCTGATTGCGCTGATTATGGGCGTGCTGTACGGAGTCGGATTTTTGTCGGTCGGGGTGTCGTACGGATTTTTGCTCGGATTTTTCGCGGGCATTTTGAACCTCGTTCCCTACCTCGGAACGGTCGTGGGACTTGGAACTATTTTGCCCGTCGCGCTGTTGCAGGCCGACGGCGGCTGGCTCACGGCTCTCGCGGCTTTGGGCGTTTTCTGTGCGGTTCAGTGCTTGGAGGGATACGTTCTCACGCCGCGTATCATGGGCGACCGCACGGGGCTTCACCCGACTGTCATCATATTCTCGGTGTTCTTTTGGGGAATCGCCCTCGGCGGCATTCTGGGCATGGTTTTGGCAATTCCGCTTACGGCGTTTGCGGCGGCGGCGTGGGACAGGGTTTTGCTCCGCAGGTTTTCGGCGGATTCCCCCGTCCAAACTGCGGAGTAG
- the murQ gene encoding N-acetylmuramic acid 6-phosphate etherase codes for MRITEQPSHYSNLDKMSTLELLQGINAEDKTVAFAVEKCIPQIARLVDGAAERMRSGGRLFYIGAGTSGRLGVVDASEIPPTYGVPDGVVIGLIAGGDGAIRKAVENAEDDAEQGWRDILAYKPAPNDTLVGIASSGRTPYVLGAIENARKLGMLTACVVCNPDSAIAAACEIPIAAVVGPEFVTGSTRMKSGTAQKLVLNMVSTSIMIKLGRVRGNKMVDMQLSNEKLVDRGARMIMDETGLGDYDRAKSLLLEHGSVRAAVDAYRGD; via the coding sequence ATGAGAATCACAGAACAACCATCACACTACTCGAATTTGGACAAAATGTCCACGCTCGAACTTTTGCAAGGCATAAACGCCGAGGATAAAACCGTGGCTTTTGCGGTCGAAAAATGCATTCCGCAGATTGCGCGGCTCGTAGACGGCGCGGCTGAGAGAATGCGCTCGGGCGGCAGGCTTTTCTACATCGGCGCGGGCACGAGCGGCAGGCTGGGCGTTGTGGACGCTTCGGAAATTCCCCCGACATACGGCGTTCCCGACGGCGTGGTAATCGGTCTGATTGCGGGCGGCGACGGCGCGATACGCAAGGCGGTCGAAAACGCCGAGGACGACGCCGAACAGGGCTGGCGCGACATTTTAGCCTACAAGCCGGCTCCGAACGACACTCTTGTGGGCATTGCGTCTTCGGGGCGCACCCCCTACGTTCTGGGCGCGATTGAGAACGCGCGGAAGCTCGGCATGCTCACCGCGTGCGTTGTCTGCAACCCCGATTCGGCAATCGCGGCTGCATGCGAAATCCCGATAGCGGCTGTCGTCGGCCCCGAATTCGTGACGGGCAGCACGCGCATGAAGTCGGGCACGGCGCAGAAGCTTGTGCTCAACATGGTTTCAACTTCAATCATGATAAAATTGGGGCGCGTGCGCGGCAACAAAATGGTGGACATGCAGCTTTCGAACGAAAAGCTCGTGGACAGGGGCGCGAGAATGATTATGGACGAAACGGGGCTTGGCGACTACGACAGAGCGAAGTCGCTTCTGCTCGAGCACGGCTCGGTTCGCGCTGCGGTAGACGCATACAGGGGGGATTGA
- a CDS encoding TlyA family RNA methyltransferase, with protein MTRADELAAARGLAESRSKARALIEEGKLLCGGKPVDKPSRKLPDDAELSVVTDAQTLKFVSRAGLKLEGFLDAFGMDLRGAEILDAGASTGGFTDCALSRGAACSYCVDVGAGQLHPKLLADPRVRNFEKTDIRDVSPEFFDGKLFDFVCADLSFISLEKVFDRLWNVLKPSGTAVCLVKPQFETSPSVMRKNRGVLRDGGLRKQALEKIKKHVSDNFPDAEFVGECESKIKGGDGNLEYLIGFEKKRA; from the coding sequence ATGACACGCGCCGACGAACTCGCCGCCGCCCGCGGGCTTGCCGAAAGCCGCTCGAAAGCCCGCGCTCTCATAGAGGAGGGCAAGCTTCTCTGCGGCGGAAAGCCCGTAGACAAACCCTCGCGCAAACTCCCAGACGACGCCGAGCTTTCGGTTGTGACGGACGCCCAGACTCTGAAATTCGTCTCCCGCGCGGGGCTTAAATTGGAGGGCTTTCTCGACGCGTTCGGAATGGACCTGCGCGGTGCGGAAATTCTCGACGCGGGCGCGTCTACCGGCGGATTTACGGACTGCGCGTTGTCGCGCGGCGCGGCGTGCTCGTACTGCGTGGACGTCGGCGCGGGACAGCTGCACCCAAAACTGCTCGCCGACCCCCGCGTGCGCAATTTCGAAAAAACCGACATTCGCGACGTGTCCCCCGAATTTTTCGACGGCAAACTCTTCGACTTCGTTTGCGCCGACCTCTCGTTCATTTCGCTCGAAAAGGTTTTCGACAGGCTCTGGAATGTCCTCAAACCGTCTGGAACTGCCGTATGCCTCGTGAAGCCGCAGTTCGAAACGTCGCCGTCGGTAATGCGCAAAAACAGGGGCGTTCTGCGCGACGGCGGCCTCAGGAAACAGGCTCTCGAAAAAATCAAAAAGCACGTTTCCGACAATTTCCCCGACGCCGAATTCGTCGGCGAGTGCGAGTCCAAAATCAAAGGCGGAGACGGCAATCTTGAATATCTTATAGGCTTCGAAAAAAAGCGGGCTTAG
- a CDS encoding sialate O-acetylesterase, whose product MKQNIRSLIAALSALAATSAFGEIKMPKIFSDGMVLQRDMPVKIWGIADANASVDVDFAGAKKSAKAGADGKWLVVLDKMPANKNPRAITVFENGNAGAKIGNVLVGEVWIAGGQSNMGWVLENTTDAKAAFERAKKNKILRYFKQSPRAIARTPQEDSPEGAKWERADVGNCPLYWSAIGFYFGEKISEALDVPVGIVGTPLGATAMAAWVDEAAAGKNEYMKGVYESFKKRADKYDENAYRAALKTYKDKVAALEKENAERKKQGLRLKKLPWDYKEPNKISPVPQFRTPVWNYNAKVAPLRGLAARGIIWYQGESDTLEPAVLHFESQLKLLISAWRGYFGNPDMPFIMAQLSSFVSSPKSKWAEARAAQLAVAASVPNVYAIPTIDRGESNDIHPKDKTTVGLRMANVALSQVYGAATPNPFAPEFKSAEYSGSAATVLLETRGLEIESRGELRGFEVLANGKWAKAVAKLDGGKIVLKSPDGADVSGVRYLWKNDPLSEICLFDSNGLPLYPFENLKK is encoded by the coding sequence ATGAAACAGAACATTCGCTCTTTAATTGCCGCGCTTTCGGCGTTGGCGGCAACGTCGGCGTTCGGCGAAATCAAGATGCCGAAAATATTTTCGGACGGCATGGTGCTCCAGCGCGACATGCCCGTGAAAATCTGGGGAATTGCGGACGCGAACGCGTCGGTTGACGTGGACTTCGCGGGCGCAAAAAAATCGGCGAAGGCGGGAGCGGACGGCAAATGGCTTGTTGTGCTCGACAAAATGCCCGCAAACAAAAACCCCCGCGCGATAACCGTATTTGAAAACGGAAATGCGGGCGCAAAAATCGGCAACGTGCTTGTCGGTGAAGTCTGGATTGCGGGCGGACAGAGCAACATGGGCTGGGTTCTCGAAAACACGACCGACGCAAAGGCGGCGTTCGAACGCGCCAAGAAAAACAAAATTCTGCGCTATTTTAAACAGTCGCCCCGCGCGATTGCCCGAACCCCGCAGGAGGATTCCCCCGAAGGCGCAAAGTGGGAACGCGCCGACGTCGGTAATTGCCCGCTGTATTGGAGCGCGATAGGCTTCTATTTCGGCGAAAAAATTTCAGAGGCTCTCGACGTTCCCGTCGGCATTGTGGGCACGCCGCTCGGCGCGACGGCAATGGCGGCGTGGGTTGACGAAGCCGCCGCCGGAAAAAACGAATACATGAAAGGCGTCTACGAAAGCTTCAAAAAACGCGCCGACAAATACGACGAAAACGCCTACCGCGCCGCCCTCAAAACTTACAAGGATAAAGTCGCCGCGCTCGAAAAGGAAAACGCCGAGCGCAAGAAGCAAGGGCTTCGACTGAAAAAGCTGCCGTGGGACTACAAAGAGCCGAACAAAATTTCGCCCGTTCCGCAGTTCCGCACGCCTGTATGGAATTACAACGCGAAAGTCGCGCCGCTTCGCGGCTTGGCGGCAAGGGGCATAATCTGGTATCAGGGAGAGTCCGACACGCTCGAACCCGCCGTGCTCCACTTCGAATCGCAGCTGAAACTTCTGATTTCGGCGTGGCGCGGATATTTCGGAAACCCCGACATGCCGTTCATCATGGCGCAGCTTTCGTCGTTTGTTTCGTCCCCGAAAAGCAAGTGGGCGGAGGCGCGCGCCGCGCAGCTTGCGGTTGCCGCAAGCGTTCCCAACGTGTACGCAATTCCCACGATAGACAGGGGAGAGTCTAACGACATTCACCCGAAAGACAAGACGACCGTCGGGCTGCGCATGGCAAACGTCGCGCTTTCGCAAGTCTACGGAGCAGCTACGCCGAACCCGTTTGCGCCCGAGTTTAAATCCGCCGAATATTCGGGCAGCGCGGCGACGGTTCTGCTCGAAACACGCGGGTTGGAAATCGAGTCGCGAGGGGAACTGCGCGGCTTCGAGGTCTTGGCGAACGGCAAATGGGCGAAGGCCGTCGCCAAGCTCGACGGAGGAAAAATCGTCCTCAAAAGCCCCGACGGCGCGGACGTTTCGGGCGTGCGCTACCTCTGGAAGAACGACCCACTCTCGGAAATTTGTCTGTTCGACTCGAACGGGCTTCCACTCTATCCCTTTGAAAATCTTAAAAAATAG
- a CDS encoding TetR/AcrR family transcriptional regulator, with product MKDTREKILEKTFMLLIRKGYDSVSVSDIQKELGMSRGLLYCYFKNKSDLILAACTQYFFDGYLTTIDLDEISFRDFILHVIDVHKNIACCGRTRFDILKYNTLYSAVIMREPRFKKYALGEFAKAVRVIDNAKKRGEIKQLPTNFVGATILSILGRTTYITETSGDDYVRRRIAEDLLRFYDLVKESDSDSRGRHAPQTAASKPRRATAAKPRRTQAGASSR from the coding sequence GTGAAAGACACGCGCGAAAAAATCCTCGAAAAAACCTTCATGCTCCTCATTCGCAAGGGCTACGATTCCGTATCCGTAAGCGACATTCAAAAGGAGCTTGGCATGTCGCGCGGGCTTCTCTACTGCTATTTCAAAAACAAGTCCGACCTCATCTTGGCGGCGTGCACCCAGTACTTTTTCGACGGCTACCTCACCACCATCGACTTGGACGAAATCTCGTTTCGCGACTTCATTTTGCACGTCATAGACGTGCATAAAAACATAGCCTGTTGCGGGCGGACGCGCTTCGACATTCTCAAATACAACACGCTTTATTCCGCCGTAATCATGCGCGAGCCGCGCTTTAAAAAGTACGCGTTGGGAGAGTTCGCAAAGGCGGTTCGCGTGATAGACAACGCAAAAAAGCGCGGCGAAATAAAACAGCTGCCCACAAATTTCGTGGGGGCGACAATCCTTTCGATTCTCGGACGCACTACCTATATTACCGAAACTTCGGGCGACGACTATGTGCGCCGCCGCATAGCGGAGGATTTGTTGCGGTTCTACGACCTTGTGAAAGAGTCGGACTCCGATTCGCGCGGGCGGCATGCTCCGCAAACTGCGGCGTCAAAACCGCGCCGCGCAACCGCCGCAAAGCCGAGGCGAACCCAAGCCGGCGCGTCTTCGCGGTAG
- a CDS encoding DUF2284 domain-containing protein, whose translation MAESFAKDVSTSELLSRFFDESVSSELCKSCPNYGAKWSCPPFETPCGYRKFPTVRLLLRRVAASGAIADAYDAERAGFDAEILAAESALGGLGMYAGSCILCGICARASGRACLHPDKMRTSLEAVGFDVSKISREIFGVGIEWGADSRKPRFATLLGAVFYGVRRV comes from the coding sequence ATGGCGGAATCTTTTGCAAAGGACGTTTCGACTTCCGAACTGCTCTCGCGGTTTTTCGACGAAAGCGTGTCGTCGGAGCTTTGCAAAAGCTGTCCGAACTACGGCGCAAAATGGTCGTGCCCGCCGTTCGAAACGCCGTGCGGATACCGGAAATTTCCGACGGTTCGGCTGTTGTTGCGGCGCGTCGCGGCGTCGGGGGCGATAGCCGACGCCTACGACGCGGAACGCGCGGGCTTCGACGCCGAAATTCTCGCGGCGGAGTCCGCGCTCGGCGGCTTGGGCATGTACGCGGGCAGCTGCATTCTTTGCGGAATATGCGCCCGCGCGTCGGGCAGGGCGTGCCTGCACCCCGACAAAATGCGGACTTCGTTGGAGGCGGTCGGCTTCGACGTTTCGAAAATCTCGCGCGAAATTTTCGGCGTCGGCATAGAGTGGGGCGCGGATTCGCGCAAGCCGCGTTTTGCCACGCTTCTCGGCGCGGTTTTTTACGGCGTCCGCCGCGTCTGA